From a region of the Myxococcus stipitatus genome:
- a CDS encoding protein kinase domain-containing protein — MLCYRCGSHVPETTDTCPTCGMKYDAAARQAAGVARKRGLEGAPYKPGDVIAGRYAVKEVVGAGPMGFVFRAQDEEIDVEVALKTVHPRLVQQPEERTQFAFSMRVGKKLNHPNLLRVYEEGLDGERPFFTMQLLEGMTLRRMMEQRASRGQLFSLKDVEPLLAQMAAALDAAHRFGPHSDLKPENVIVLPDLLKVTDYGLGLAVPQLPFVQAQKGHRADLYIAPEYVAGGELDTRMDVYSLGVIMGEMVTGLVPTDGVVPGLTSLHPDLPTSFEALYRRALNINPLARPKSAGELHAEFAAILSRTPAPVATKVRGVPPPPGSAQAAAARMAARPPPPVPTDTLPVPTAVSTPAAAAPGPAPQNHEDEPPPPDATQPLDAATLAAIMGSSPLGRQALTEQALPFVSSPAPASRPQPEAASRPQPEPAPRPRVTGSLPAAQPRAPRAPPEPEVAGNGRALESSPSSSGPRSASARASGPAPAASGARAAAARTLESAPAMSGPRPARTLDAPVVPAFREARTLESAPAVSGARGGARAYDSPTMSGARSGARIMPTQRPARSNGRSGARRRAVWMWLVVLVLGGLVLGAGGGYLALRYVREKAKTPVPLSVQPGALPPVDTSPPIVAASGSCPAGMKLVSGGFFKMGVAEDDDEHVVGDRPLVSIQVESFCVDEYEYPNKRGESPRVSVTWEDARNLCQEQRKRLCTEDEWEKACKGAGNSRYTYGGEYVQGRCNVKAGPRGAVAPSGQFAGCVTPGYWVRDLSGNVAEWTDTPVASAGYAQKGGAFNQPGEASRCGTRKAVPPTERSSSVGFRCCASVRP; from the coding sequence TTGCTCTGCTACCGCTGCGGCAGCCACGTCCCCGAGACGACCGATACCTGTCCCACCTGCGGGATGAAGTACGACGCGGCCGCGCGGCAGGCGGCTGGTGTCGCCCGCAAGCGTGGCCTGGAGGGCGCCCCCTACAAGCCGGGGGACGTCATCGCGGGCCGCTACGCCGTGAAGGAAGTGGTGGGGGCGGGCCCCATGGGCTTCGTCTTCCGCGCCCAGGACGAGGAGATCGACGTCGAGGTCGCGCTCAAGACGGTGCACCCCCGGCTGGTGCAGCAGCCCGAGGAGCGCACCCAGTTCGCGTTCTCGATGCGCGTGGGCAAGAAGCTCAACCATCCCAATCTGCTGCGCGTGTACGAGGAGGGGCTCGACGGCGAGCGCCCCTTCTTCACCATGCAGCTGCTGGAGGGCATGACGCTGCGGCGGATGATGGAGCAGCGCGCCTCGCGCGGGCAGCTGTTCTCCCTCAAGGACGTCGAACCGCTCCTGGCGCAGATGGCGGCGGCGCTGGACGCGGCGCACCGCTTCGGGCCCCACTCGGACCTGAAGCCGGAGAACGTCATCGTCCTGCCGGACCTGCTCAAGGTCACCGACTACGGCCTCGGGCTCGCGGTGCCGCAGCTCCCCTTCGTCCAGGCCCAGAAGGGACACCGCGCCGACCTCTACATCGCGCCGGAGTACGTGGCGGGCGGTGAGCTCGACACGCGCATGGACGTGTACTCGCTCGGCGTCATCATGGGCGAGATGGTGACGGGCCTGGTCCCCACCGACGGCGTGGTGCCCGGCCTCACGTCGCTGCACCCGGACCTGCCCACCTCGTTCGAGGCGCTCTACCGGCGCGCGCTCAACATCAACCCGCTGGCCCGCCCGAAGTCCGCGGGCGAGCTGCACGCCGAGTTCGCCGCCATCCTCTCGAGGACCCCGGCCCCGGTGGCCACCAAGGTGCGCGGCGTGCCGCCGCCGCCGGGCTCGGCGCAGGCCGCCGCGGCGCGCATGGCCGCCCGTCCTCCGCCCCCGGTCCCCACGGACACGCTGCCGGTGCCCACCGCCGTGTCGACACCCGCGGCCGCCGCGCCCGGGCCCGCGCCCCAGAACCACGAGGACGAGCCGCCCCCGCCGGACGCCACGCAGCCGCTCGACGCCGCGACGCTGGCGGCCATCATGGGCTCCAGCCCCCTGGGGCGTCAGGCCCTCACGGAGCAGGCGCTGCCCTTCGTCTCCTCGCCTGCGCCCGCCTCGCGGCCCCAGCCCGAGGCCGCCTCGAGGCCCCAGCCCGAGCCGGCGCCCAGGCCCCGCGTCACCGGCTCCCTGCCCGCCGCCCAGCCACGCGCGCCCCGCGCTCCGCCGGAGCCGGAGGTCGCGGGCAACGGGCGCGCGCTGGAGTCCTCTCCGTCCAGCTCGGGGCCGCGCTCGGCGTCCGCTCGCGCGTCGGGCCCGGCCCCCGCCGCATCCGGGGCTCGCGCCGCGGCGGCGCGCACGCTGGAGTCGGCGCCCGCCATGTCGGGCCCGCGCCCCGCGCGCACGCTGGACGCGCCGGTGGTGCCGGCGTTCCGCGAGGCGCGCACGCTGGAGTCGGCGCCCGCCGTGTCCGGAGCCCGCGGGGGGGCGCGCGCCTACGACTCACCCACGATGTCTGGCGCCAGGTCCGGCGCGCGCATCATGCCCACCCAGCGCCCGGCGCGTTCGAACGGACGCTCCGGCGCGCGCCGGCGGGCCGTGTGGATGTGGCTGGTGGTGCTCGTGCTGGGCGGGCTGGTGCTGGGCGCGGGAGGCGGCTACCTGGCCCTGCGCTACGTGCGCGAGAAGGCGAAGACGCCCGTGCCGCTGTCCGTGCAGCCGGGGGCCCTGCCGCCCGTCGACACCTCTCCGCCCATCGTCGCCGCCTCCGGGAGCTGTCCGGCGGGGATGAAGCTGGTGAGCGGTGGCTTCTTCAAGATGGGCGTCGCGGAAGACGACGACGAGCACGTCGTGGGCGACAGGCCCCTGGTCAGCATCCAGGTGGAGAGCTTCTGCGTGGATGAGTACGAGTACCCCAACAAGCGCGGCGAAAGCCCCAGGGTGTCCGTGACATGGGAAGACGCGCGGAACCTCTGCCAGGAGCAGCGCAAGCGCCTGTGCACGGAGGACGAGTGGGAGAAGGCATGCAAGGGCGCGGGCAACTCGCGCTACACGTACGGCGGCGAGTACGTGCAGGGCCGGTGCAACGTGAAGGCGGGGCCCCGGGGCGCGGTGGCCCCGTCGGGCCAGTTCGCCGGGTGCGTGACGCCGGGCTACTGGGTGCGCGACCTGTCCGGCAACGTGGCGGAGTGGACGGACACGCCGGTGGCCTCGGCGGGCTATGCCCAGAAGGGCGGGGCCTTCAACCAGCCGGGCGAGGCCTCGCGGTGCGGCACGCGCAAGGCCGTGCCGCCCACGGAGCGCTCGTCCAGCGTGGGCTTCCGCTGCTGCGCGAGCGTGCGGCCATGA
- a CDS encoding ABC transporter substrate-binding protein — translation MRWLALALLATLAPAVAGAQGGSRPRVVAVKSANLAPYASVIAGFSAEARAEIQEVTLDESAGAAARVFKKLAAQKPALVLALGPLAANAARRSLGEDVPVLFAMVPYYEKYGLEGPNVTGISLTSDLGPELEAIQAMAPKAKRVGMVHDPRFSASTVALAQQAAAARGLAIHPLEVDSQGRVEKVLEGAAGRVDALLMVADKTVGTAAVVQALIAFSQSRRLPLVGLTPSQVKEGATLALSPSPLAIGLQAGRLANRIIHERVDPGALAVAQPEGLDLSVNLTTARKLGPSPESVLELLRFAAKRDFAVKVYE, via the coding sequence ATGAGGTGGCTGGCCCTCGCGCTCCTGGCCACCCTGGCGCCAGCGGTCGCGGGGGCCCAGGGGGGCTCGCGTCCCCGCGTGGTGGCCGTGAAGTCCGCCAACCTGGCGCCGTACGCGTCCGTCATCGCCGGGTTCTCCGCCGAGGCGCGCGCGGAAATCCAGGAGGTGACGCTGGACGAGAGCGCGGGCGCCGCGGCGCGCGTCTTCAAGAAGCTGGCGGCGCAGAAGCCCGCGCTGGTGCTCGCGCTGGGGCCGCTGGCGGCCAACGCCGCGCGCCGCTCGCTCGGCGAGGATGTGCCCGTCCTGTTCGCCATGGTGCCGTACTACGAGAAGTACGGCCTGGAGGGGCCCAACGTCACGGGCATCTCCCTGACGAGTGACTTGGGCCCGGAGCTGGAGGCCATCCAGGCGATGGCGCCCAAGGCGAAGCGCGTGGGCATGGTGCACGACCCGCGCTTCTCCGCGAGCACGGTGGCGCTGGCGCAGCAGGCCGCCGCCGCCCGGGGGCTCGCCATCCACCCGCTGGAGGTCGACTCGCAGGGGCGCGTGGAGAAGGTGCTCGAGGGCGCGGCGGGCCGCGTGGACGCGCTGCTCATGGTGGCGGACAAGACGGTGGGCACCGCGGCCGTGGTCCAGGCGCTCATCGCCTTCTCCCAGTCCCGCCGCCTGCCGCTCGTGGGCCTCACCCCCAGCCAGGTGAAGGAGGGGGCGACGCTGGCGTTGTCCCCCAGCCCCCTCGCAATCGGGCTCCAGGCGGGCCGGTTGGCCAATCGCATCATCCACGAGCGGGTCGACCCCGGGGCGCTGGCGGTGGCGCAGCCGGAGGGACTCGACCTGTCCGTCAATCTCACCACCGCCAGGAAGTTGGGTCCGTCCCCTGAGTCCGTGCTGGAGTTGCTCCGGTTCGCGGCGAAGCGGGACTTTGCCGTGAAGGTCTACGAGTGA